AACTGCGGGTAACAGCATCGGCTGGGGTAATCTTTCTAAGCAAATCGATGGCCATGGCAATGGTCAGCTCGGCAACCGCCTGGTTGCTATACCCTGCGGCATTCGATACCTGAATTGACCTTTTTTTACATTCAGCAGTGGCTATATGGTCAACCCCCGTAAAGGCAACATCTATAAACTTTAGGTTTGGAGCATTTTCGATAACACTTGCGCTAACCGCATAGTTGCTCACCACAATTATATCTGCTTTGGCTACTCTTTTTAATAGCTCATCTTGTCCGGATGGGACATTATCAAAAAAGGTTACGCTGTGGCCAAGGTTCTTCATTTCTGCCACAAAGCCTTGCACCTCGCCCAAAGTTAGGCCTATGGGTTCTGCAAATACTATATTCATAATTAATCGATTTTAAGTTTTATTAATGCTGGTACAAAGTTAATATTTGGGGGCATAAATAGCATATTAGCACATTACCATAAAAGATGTTGAACTTGTAAAAGCCTGAAAAACTAATAAAAATTTTTTGCTTGCTAGTTATACACAGACTGAAGTGAAGACTATATTAACTCCATAAACCCTTTGATGTTGGAAGAACCTTATAGCTCATTGAAGCTAATCCGTGAAAGTGTGCCCTGCAACACAAGATAAAACCGGTAGGAAAATAAGCAAAATGCACACTATGTTATTAAACACATACAAAAGCAGACGGTGTAAACTAAAAAGCAGCATATTTGTATTTAAGATGATTTTCGTCACCATAAAACAAGTATATTTATTTTTTATACGGGGGGGGTATGTTACACTTTTTAATGGTCATATTTAGTTTTAAACACATAAAACTCACTATGAGATAATTATAGTCAAGAATGGTAGGGGCAATTCGGGAAGATTTGTCCTTGCTGGGAGTTTAATATTGTTCTGTATACCTCTCCAAATCAAAACAGCACAAAAAAGCCCCACCCCTGATGACCGAAAAATCAATTTAAGGGTGAGGCAACTAAACCGAAGTTTAACATTACAAATTTAGAGAAAAATGAAGACAAAAAATCTAAACTATCTGTTTTTCACTATTCTTATAGTGATATTTAGCTCTTGTTCAAAAGAGCCAGTTGAAAATTGATGTTCCCGCTAAGAATGAAATGCTTGTTTTTAATTCAATGGAGGAGTATAACGCTGCCATTGACAAGACAATTTCATTTAACCACGAAGAATTATTAGCTTGGGAGGAGCAAAAGGGTTTTACTTCTTATGGGAGAAAATGTGAAGAGATATATTTTTCAATTAATTTCGATGAGTTTAATTCAATTGATGAAATTCAACACGAAGTATCTAAGCATAGTGAATACTTAACTTTAGTTAAGGATGAAAATAACGAATATATTCTGGAACATTACCTTTTCAACAATCCTGCTAGATATATTATTAACAGTGATAGGATAATTCAGGTTGGAGATAATGTTTATAAAGTTTTTGAGAATTCTTATGCATTCACAAACATCAAATATAGCGATGAGTTAATTAAGCTAGAAGAGAACGCTATTACAAAAGAGCCAGAAAATTCAAAAATTACCATTTTAAATAACAACTCTCCCATCACATCAAAGAATGCTGCATATAGATGTGGATCTGGTGAATTTTCGGGTCGAGTAACTGTGGGCAGAGATCGCACAAAGCTAACTATTGGGGCGCATCAACCCCCTGGAACGCCATCTGCGTCTGTAGCCAGATGTTACTATATTGTAAGACCTTATAAAAAGACCTTAGGCGTTTGGTATTGGGTTTCAGGTAGAACTATGAGCGCAAGTATAAATTTGGCACTAAACTATTTAGATCTCAGTGGATGGCAACGCTTAATCTATACAAGAGACTATTAAGTTGTAAGCAACCATAGAAAACGCAGAGATATGTTGGTAAAACATTAAGAATATGTTCACTTAAGCAGACACAAGATATTTTGGCCAAAAATTGCGGGATTATTTGTCTTTAGAAACCCAAAGAAAAAACTAAAAAGAATAGGAATAAACTGATGCCGAATAAAGAAGGTCAATCATAAATCAATAATTTTAAAAAAATGAAAAATTTGCAAGAAGACGAGTTGTTAGAGGGTTTAACCATTGAACAACTAGAAGAAAGGATTGAGTTTACTGCTGTAGTAGAAGATGCTGCTGGTTGTACCAAGCCAATTAAATGTGGAGTTGCATTTCCTTTCTAAAATCATTTGTAGTCAGAGCGAAAGCTCTGGCTACTTATAATTAACTATTTATGAATCTTCAAGACATTAAAATATTAGAAACAGATTTTAAATTTAAATATTTAGTAACGTCTTCTGATAATACTGTATTTTACTGCGGTGTAATTATGAAAGATGTGCTAAATTCTATTAAAACAGGAATGACTACAAGTGAAATAGTCGATTTTATAAATTCAAAACACAAAACAGAATATGACGCAATTCAAATTGACACTTGCCGAAATGTCATACAAAATAAAGCGACAATAAACAAATCTTCATTTAAACCTTTAATATTTTTATTCAATTCGGAAAAAATGCCCATACAAAAATTTTCAGTATTGACAAATCAATATTTCTTTTTTAGTTCATTTTTTGTTTTATTAATCATCAATTTGTTTTTTGTTAATTCAATTGAATATACGCAGTTAGATGGTTTTGAAAAGTTATTTAAATACACAATACTATTTATTATCCTAATAATGCACGAAATAGGACACTCAGCTATTGCAAAGCAATACAATATAAAAACAGGAAAGGTTGGTTTAGGTATTTACCTGTTTATCCCAGTATTTTATATAAATCTTAACGAAATTTGGCGACTTAAAAAAGAGAAAAGAGTACTAATAAATTTAGGTGGAATTTATTTCCAATTTATTTCAAGCATAATTCTTATAACCTTATACATAATAAGTAAATCAGATATTATTGGGAGTCTGATTAAAGTAAATTTTATAATAGCAATGATAAACTTTAATCCTTTTATAAAATTTGACGGTTATTGGGTCTTAGCAGACTTAATTAATGATAAAGATTTGTATTCTCATTCTAATAAAGCTATTAAAAGTTGGCTAAGATTGAAATTTCATCAATATTCTAATATTGTTACCTATTACAGTATAGGTAGAATTGCCTTTTGGATTTACGTTATTTATATCTCTTGCGTCTCAACAATAAAATTTTTAGCAACATTATGGAATTAAATAAATATAAAGAAGACATTAAACATAAAGTGTTTAATCCTTGTCCTGAAGATATAGAAAGTAGCAGTTATGGCTATTCAATATTTCTGGCTAATGTTAATAGATTTTTGCCAAATTTCAAAAAGGAAAATTACGAACAGTTTTACAAACAACTCATTTACAATCAATATCTTGTTACGTTTGACCAATATGATTTTGAGAAATTGGACAAAGTTAGTGTAATTAATAATAGTTCTTTTGAGCTAACTTCTTCCATTTTATCACCTACTGTATTTGCCACATTTCATTATGGCTCTTATAGAGTAATCAATTCCTATTTATTAAAATATGGTTTTAAAGTTGTATTGATTATAGATGAACATGCTTACAATACACAGAAACAAAAAATTGAAGATTCTTATAATAAGTTAAAATTATATGCCAATCAAAATAATTCTGATTACATTATTTTAAATGTAAAAGATTCATCTTCAATTTTTAGGCTAAAAGAGTTATTAAAAAATGGTTATGCCTTAATTGTATATTTAGATGGAAATACTGGCTCTTTGAAAGGGAAGAATTTCAAAAAAGGGTACGAATATTTAAATTTTTTGGCAGGCAATATAAATGTAAAAAATGGGATTGCGGTTTTAAGTTATTTATTGAAAGCAACTATTATCCCAGTAATTACACACTGGGATAAAGACGAAAATATTTATATAAATTTTCATAGAGATATAAAATCAACTGATTATTCTAACAATCGGTTTTTTATAGAAGATTCTATAGCTAAATTATATTCGATTTTAGAAAACTCGGTGAAAAACACACCAGAACAATGGGAGTGCTGGTCATACATCCACGAATGGTTTGAAAGGAATAAAAGCTATCCTTATAAAATTCAAAATACAAGCACTTTAAAATTGATATTTAATGAAGATAGATATTCTCTTTTTTCACTAAAAAATGAATATTATTTCTTTGACAAATATTCATATAGAGCATTCCCATTGGATATTGATACTTATTTAAAGTTAAAAAAACAAAACACTACAAACATTGAAAAAAACAAACTTGAATATTTACTAACTAAAAACGTAATAGTATGATTAAGCAATATTTTATCTTCTTGACGCTGTTATTTTTACCAATCTTAATCTATTGTCAAAATTCAGAGTTCACAGAAGCACAGAATATCTGGAGAGTTAAATCAGCGTTTCCAATTATTGGAGAGTTTGAATTTTATACTGCATTTGAAAAACATGATTCAACACTACTATTAAAATCTTTTGAAAACAGAGATAAATTTATACTTGGTAGTTTTAAAGCAAAATTATTTAGGTTTTTTCAAAACAGAAATTATAAAAAATCATTAGTTGCAATCGAAATTATCAACAACAAAGGAAAAATTCATTCCATATTTGGTCCTTTTGAACTTAAAGACATAACAATATCAGAAAATAATATAAAAGGAGATATATTCACAAATGATAATTCTGAAAAATTGGGCAGTTTTACTTGCGAAAAAATTACAAGTCCTCATAACATTTATCAAAGCATTAATAATTATAGAGCTCTATGCGATACCATAATAAAAATTACTGCTTCTAATATTTATAATCCCAAATTAACCGAATCGGATAAATGGTTGACATTCTGTCAAAATCTCAAGAAGAAATCATTTGTGGTGTATGACGATTTGGAATTTTTAGT
This portion of the Candidatus Margulisiibacteriota bacterium genome encodes:
- a CDS encoding hydroxyacid dehydrogenase, whose translation is MNIVFAEPIGLTLGEVQGFVAEMKNLGHSVTFFDNVPSGQDELLKRVAKADIIVVSNYAVSASVIENAPNLKFIDVAFTGVDHIATAECKKRSIQVSNAAGYSNQAVAELTIAMAIDLLRKITPADAVTRS
- a CDS encoding M50 family metallopeptidase, with translation MNLQDIKILETDFKFKYLVTSSDNTVFYCGVIMKDVLNSIKTGMTTSEIVDFINSKHKTEYDAIQIDTCRNVIQNKATINKSSFKPLIFLFNSEKMPIQKFSVLTNQYFFFSSFFVLLIINLFFVNSIEYTQLDGFEKLFKYTILFIILIMHEIGHSAIAKQYNIKTGKVGLGIYLFIPVFYINLNEIWRLKKEKRVLINLGGIYFQFISSIILITLYIISKSDIIGSLIKVNFIIAMINFNPFIKFDGYWVLADLINDKDLYSHSNKAIKSWLRLKFHQYSNIVTYYSIGRIAFWIYVIYISCVSTIKFLATLWN